A portion of the Halobacillus ihumii genome contains these proteins:
- a CDS encoding ferritin-like domain-containing protein, producing MQNYYYSVDNGLIDDIAKAVNGEYTAITCYGQLANMAPTEEIRDRIEEIRQDEIKHYEIFSQIYSTMTGRAPSPQLVEECAPRYRDALLASFKDEQETVDFYLDIADRSTNPYVREQFKRASKDEQNHAVWFLFYLSEL from the coding sequence ATGCAAAATTATTATTATAGTGTGGATAATGGACTTATTGATGATATTGCGAAAGCAGTTAACGGGGAGTACACAGCGATTACATGTTACGGACAGTTAGCGAATATGGCACCTACCGAAGAAATTAGAGATAGAATTGAAGAAATTAGACAAGATGAGATTAAACACTATGAAATATTTTCTCAAATTTATTCTACCATGACTGGTAGGGCGCCTTCCCCACAACTAGTGGAGGAATGCGCACCTCGCTATAGAGATGCTCTGCTAGCTTCATTTAAAGATGAACAGGAAACGGTGGATTTTTATCTAGACATTGCAGACAGATCAACAAATCCTTATGTGAGAGAACAATTCAAAAGAGCCTCGAAAGACGAACAAAACCATGCTGTATGGTTTTTGTTTTACTTATCTGAATTGTGA
- the istB gene encoding IS21-like element helper ATPase IstB → MVGTVENLQAQFHQFRMSETSKELPSFLRKAEVSSWTYQEFLHELLTYEEKRREEKMIEKHLKWAKFPYEKHLDEFDLGEQPSLSTRQLKQLRELSWLDQAFNLIFLGPPGVGKTHLAIGLGLEAIQQGQRVVFISMGELVPLLKTEEYIRKAQLRLKRIRDADLVIIDDLMYMAMDQQEANLFFQLVNHLYERSSIILTSNKGPEEWGELMGDQGITTAILDRLLHRAEVIHLNGSSHRIKYRKSVFQSKSVQN, encoded by the coding sequence TTGGTTGGAACAGTAGAAAATTTACAGGCTCAATTCCATCAGTTTAGAATGTCAGAGACGTCTAAGGAGCTGCCCTCTTTTTTAAGGAAGGCAGAGGTTAGCTCTTGGACATACCAGGAATTTCTGCATGAACTCCTCACGTACGAAGAGAAGCGCCGCGAGGAGAAGATGATAGAAAAGCACCTGAAATGGGCCAAGTTCCCATATGAGAAGCACCTTGATGAGTTTGATTTGGGAGAGCAACCATCTCTAAGTACACGGCAGCTCAAACAGCTGCGGGAACTCTCTTGGCTAGATCAGGCATTTAATTTAATATTCCTTGGTCCGCCAGGGGTAGGGAAAACGCATCTGGCGATAGGCCTTGGATTGGAGGCCATCCAACAAGGCCAACGTGTGGTCTTCATCTCCATGGGAGAGCTGGTGCCTCTTTTAAAGACTGAGGAGTACATCCGAAAAGCACAGTTGCGCCTTAAACGTATTAGGGACGCCGATCTGGTCATCATCGATGACCTCATGTATATGGCAATGGACCAACAAGAGGCCAACCTGTTTTTCCAGTTAGTGAATCATTTGTATGAACGAAGTTCTATAATACTGACGTCCAACAAAGGCCCAGAGGAGTGGGGAGAATTAATGGGCGATCAGGGAATTACCACAGCGATCCTAGATAGGCTCCTTCACCGGGCTGAAGTCATTCATTTAAATGGGTCTAGTCATCGAATCAAGTACAGAAAGTCTGTATTCCAATCGAAAAGTGTTCAAAATTAA
- the istA gene encoding IS21 family transposase — MKKLEKIVLAHQLKRDGFNVSAIARKCGVSRNTVYTYLGRDFEAAVEWVETLRARKRKLDIYQEVILDWLREHPDLSASQISDWLEERCNFREIGESTVRTYVKELREKYHIPKVLNKRHFEALQELPRGKQMQVDFGELKVKTTDGKTIKIYVIAFVLSHSRYKYVEWQEKPFTTRDVLRCHENAFEFYGGITEEIVYDQDKLMTVSENGGDLIFTEEFQAYKQNRNFRVFLCRKADPESKGKIENVVKFVKYNFGKNRVFHQIETWNEQCLAWLERKGNYQVHNTIKKRPVEVFALEKPHLRKVSLPLSFESNLSYSITRMVHKDNVIKYKSNRYSVPLGTYQPNGENTVYIQVEGEKLFIKASPDGILLATHRLSTNKGKLIKNTHHSRDRSKGIAAYMDTIRTSFHEEEKIQVFLDELHQRYPRYIRDQLQILQKAVKHYKPFIQEALGTCLQKGLWSANDFYDVVKHFSKIQGLQEQVPEDEFSGVDVPTELLKQKAALRDIDGYIKILGGV; from the coding sequence ATGAAGAAGTTGGAGAAAATCGTTTTAGCACATCAATTGAAGAGGGATGGTTTTAATGTATCAGCAATAGCACGAAAATGCGGGGTGTCCCGAAACACTGTATATACTTATCTGGGAAGAGACTTCGAAGCTGCAGTGGAATGGGTGGAAACGCTAAGAGCCAGAAAAAGAAAGCTGGATATTTATCAGGAGGTCATATTAGATTGGCTTCGGGAACACCCAGACCTTTCGGCCTCCCAGATATCAGACTGGCTGGAAGAACGATGTAATTTCCGAGAGATTGGGGAGAGTACCGTGAGAACTTACGTAAAGGAACTTCGGGAGAAATATCATATCCCCAAAGTCTTGAATAAACGTCACTTTGAGGCATTACAGGAGTTACCGAGAGGTAAACAGATGCAGGTGGATTTTGGAGAGTTAAAAGTAAAGACCACTGATGGGAAAACCATTAAAATTTATGTGATAGCCTTTGTCCTTTCACACTCCCGATATAAGTATGTGGAGTGGCAGGAGAAGCCTTTCACGACAAGGGACGTGTTACGGTGTCATGAAAATGCCTTTGAATTTTACGGAGGGATCACAGAAGAAATTGTCTATGACCAGGATAAATTGATGACGGTCAGTGAGAATGGAGGGGATCTCATATTTACAGAGGAATTTCAGGCCTATAAACAAAATAGGAATTTTCGTGTATTCCTATGCAGGAAAGCAGACCCTGAATCTAAAGGAAAGATAGAGAACGTTGTAAAGTTTGTAAAATACAACTTTGGAAAGAATCGTGTGTTCCATCAAATTGAAACATGGAATGAACAATGTCTGGCCTGGCTGGAAAGGAAGGGAAATTATCAAGTCCACAACACCATAAAAAAGAGACCTGTCGAAGTGTTCGCCCTGGAAAAGCCACACTTACGAAAAGTCTCCTTACCACTCTCTTTCGAGAGCAATCTTAGTTACAGTATAACAAGGATGGTTCATAAGGACAATGTCATCAAATACAAATCGAATCGTTATTCCGTCCCGTTGGGTACATATCAGCCAAACGGCGAGAACACGGTCTACATACAGGTGGAGGGAGAAAAGCTTTTCATTAAGGCTTCGCCCGACGGCATCCTTCTAGCTACCCATAGACTCTCTACTAACAAAGGGAAACTTATTAAAAATACCCACCATTCCAGAGACAGGTCAAAAGGAATAGCTGCTTACATGGATACCATCAGAACATCATTCCATGAAGAAGAAAAGATTCAGGTCTTCCTCGACGAGCTGCATCAGCGTTATCCCCGGTACATACGGGATCAGCTGCAGATTCTTCAGAAAGCCGTTAAACATTATAAGCCATTCATTCAGGAGGCCCTAGGTACTTGTCTTCAGAAGGGATTGTGGAGTGCGAATGACTTTTACGATGTGGTAAAGCACTTCTCCAAGATTCAGGGGCTTCAGGAGCAAGTTCCTGAAGATGAATTTTCAGGAGTCGATGTTCCTACGGAACTATTGAAACAAAAGGCCGCATTACGCGATATAGATGGCTATATCAAAATCTTGGGAGGTGTGTAA